The Bacteroidota bacterium genome includes the window GTGACGGCAACGTAAACTTCGTTCTGACCCGAAAAGCCGAAGGTGAACCATGGAAACTGTTCCGCTGGCGCGACGAGAGTGAATTTTAGGGTTGGTTGTTGGTTAACGGTTGTTGGTTGACAGTTGTTATTTGTAACGGGGGCCTTTTCGATTTGAGGAGCGTAGATACTTTATCAGAGCTGAAATTTTCTTAATGATTGACGTTGTTTGATTATAGATTTCCCGAAAGACCTCATCATCAATGTACGCTTCATCAAGTACCGTATATACCAGGCTTCGTATTTCTCCTGCTGAGCCTTTGGATATTGACAGGAAATAGATAAATTCTGCATTAGAACCCCGCTCGAATCCTTCTGCTATATTAGCTGTAACTGAACAGGCTGCTCTTCTTAGTTGCGACTTAAGTGCCCGATCTTCAGAAAATCTGGGAAGCCGAGTAATTTTGTAAATAACCTGGACCAATTGGCGGCCCTCTTGCCAGGCTTCTATGTCCTCAAAACGCATGAATACAGGCATGGAACTGAGTAATAAGTGATCTTTATCAGGATAGACGCAAATACAGGCTAACCTGTACCTAAAAACCGTCAACCAACAACCGTCAACCAACAACCAATCCTAGTATGCAATCCGCCTTACAACACGC containing:
- a CDS encoding four helix bundle protein codes for the protein MPVFMRFEDIEAWQEGRQLVQVIYKITRLPRFSEDRALKSQLRRAACSVTANIAEGFERGSNAEFIYFLSISKGSAGEIRSLVYTVLDEAYIDDEVFREIYNQTTSIIKKISALIKYLRSSNRKGPRYK